The window caatattaaaataatttttaaagactttaaatctttttaaaatttttttcattagatCAAATGCTGTGAAAATTACTGAACAttgatttttcatttattcttttagaaACTCAAATGAAAGATCTCGATGTAATCACAATCCCTAGTAAAGATGTTGTGATGGTACATGAACCCAAACAAAAAGTAGACTTAACAAGGTACTTAGAAAATCAAACATTTCGTTTTGATTATGCCTTTGATGACTCAGCTCCTAATGAAATGGTTTACAGGTAAgtgaatttgttttaaattaaaagtctCTTCTTAGACTTTTATAAGTTCCTTGACAACTTAATGTTATTCATAGTACAGCTCTCCAGGGGTGGAGTGTGCTTTCTCATTCTGCAGGGTAACTGAAGAAAATGTAATAAACTCTTACTTACAAGTTTTAACATGTAATCTCTTCAAACAATTAGGTGGGTTTTGATTTGGGgtccgtgcccccccccccccccccccccccccccccccgggcatggtggcactcaggaggcagagtcgggaggatctctgagttggaggccggCCTGATTTGatttacatagtgagctccaagactacatagagagaccctgtctcaaaaaaaagtttttttatgCTAATTGATAGTTAATTTACACATATCATAGACACACATACGGATAAGTTTCTGAGAGGGATTGGAGAGCTGGTTCAGCAGTGAGAACaccttccagaagacctaggttaATTTTCCggcatccatatggtggctcgCAGCCATTTGTCTCAGGTTACCTGACATgcacctctgtcctccacagacaCTGACTGCACTGaggtagtgcacagacatacctgtaggcaaaacacccatacacataaaataaaagaaaaaaattctgggaaATACTACCGTAAGTAATGGGATGTGGTGCATAGAAAACAtggatttttctattttaatcccTGTACTAATAAATTTGAAATGCCTGTTACGCATTAATCACTAGTTAGTCTTGATCTTTCCTTAGCATGTGTTtacaaataaaagttaaaagttcAGTAAGTCTGTGTAcattcacttaattttttttaatcatctttttAAGTTTGGTGGTTGTTTTAGTCCATGTAATTCTTAGTTTACATTCAACTTAATAGAGTGAGACttacacatattaaataaataaacatccaaAAATTTTATGTTATGTAGATTTTTGACATTATTTTGTAAACATACTTCTAATACTTACAAGATTTTTGCAGCATTGCCATTGTGTTCCTTGTAGATACACCTTTGCATTTATTTGCATGCTGTGTTTTATTTCCTAATTTCACTTCATAAAAATccccagaaaacagaaaattagaGCTAATAAGAATCCTAAGACTTGAACAATGGGATACTAAATAGGTATATTATAAGTATCTGTTTAAATGGGAATTGTAATCACAACTGGTAATTTGTTTTAGCTTTCTTCaaacacttttttctttccttcccatttCATAAAGTATAAATTTAGTTTTTATAATAGTTTTTGAGTACTGATTCAGGTATAATCTATGATAGATTTAACAAACATTTTGAGCTTCACTCAATATTtatacttctttttgtttgtttgtttgtttgtttcctgagacaaggtttctctgtgtaacagctctggttctcatggaactcattctgtagagctggcctcgaactcgcctAGCGTATTTATACTACTTGAAACCTCACCAATACACAACTCTTAGTGTGCTCTCTTACCTGTCTGGACTAGGACACACGTTGACCTGGTTGTTCTTCAGATTTATTCACAGTCCATTGGACAGAACTGTTTCCTGCCCTTGTTATTCTGTGCCTTCTTCCGTTTGCATCGAGAAATCTAGCGATGGTGTATGAGGTGTTCTAGTTGTTGATTTTTAGCATGCTGTTTAATGTTCTACTCAGTAAAGACGTATTTCTTATCATTttccactttttaattttaattgtaccaatgaattttattaatgtctttgaaaaaataaaccaagctaattttttgccattttttaaagacttaccaACTCAAAGCTCAGTGTCCTATAATGAATTTATATTCTTTTCCCCACATATAAGTCAGTTGTCCATGTTCAACATTTGAAGCAAATTGGAAAGGTGACAAGGCTTGATATAGTTACAAGCTTATGAGGTAATGAAACGAAAAAGAGGATTGTTACTTTGAGCTTTTGACGTTTCTATTGTGTTATGTGACAAGAAGTGTGTTGTGTGCAAAGACCCAGCTCAGTGGTAGGACCAAGAATAAGCTCCACTGTGCTCCCCAAATCCAACCTAGGACCCAGAAAAGTTCAGGGTCATGGTTTGTTGGTCTGATGCTAATGTGATCCACTACTGCTTTCTAGATCCTAGCAAAACCATTACATCTGAGAAACTGCTCAGCAAACTGAAGAGGTATACCAAAAGCTGCAGTGTCTGCAGCTGGCAGAGGTCATTGGGAAGGGTCCCCATTTTTCATTACACCTGACACGTTTCACAGGAACACTGAGTACTTGAACAGATTGAGCTACAAAGTTTTGCCTCACCCACCATATTCACCTGGCCTCTTGCCAACCAGCTACCACCTTTTCAAGCATCTTGACAAATTATTGGAAGGAAAACATTTCCACAGCCAGAGGAATGCAGAAGTTTGTATAATCCCAAAGCACAGATTTTAACACTGTAGGGATAGACATGTCCCCAAAATATGTTGATTGTGTTGATTGTAATGGTTcctatttttcttcataaaaatatgTTTGGATTTAAAATTCATGGTACAAAGCAGCAGTTCTTTTTTCACCAACCTGATAATTCAATTTTTGAAACTAAACATTTGTTTAAACTCCTGTACTTTGttaatgaaatacattttatattactTGTATTGCTTTGGTTACTTGTTTAACGCAGATATTTGTGACAcactttttcattttccttttaagatttaCTGCTAGACCACTAGTGGAAACAATATTTGAAAGGGGAATGGCTACGTGCTTTGCTTATGGGCAGACTGGAAGTGGAAAAACTCACGTAAGTAATTGCTAAAGTTGTATCCTGCTGTGGTGCTACAGTTTCCCTCTTAAGCTTAATTATAAGGCCTAAATTCTTctgggtgtgtgcatgtagagaccagagtACAAACTCGACTGTCATTCTTCTGATACCATccactttggttttttgagacagtttctcattaGCCTGGAACTACCACGTAAGCTAGCGTTGCTGTCCAGGAAACCCTAGGCATCTgcttgtctccaccttcccaactCTGGGTTATAATCATGCACTATTGTGCGTGGATTAGTGTACATGGGTTCCtggagatagaactcaggtcctcatatttgtgcagcaagcactttatggaCTGAGTTACCACCCCAAACCCAAGAcctaaattcttaaaatttattcctGAATAAtctgtattctttattttcttcccaaaTGTAGACTATGGGTGGTGACTTTTCAGGAAAGAACCAGGATTGTTCTAAGGGAATTTATGCATTAGCAGGTAAGTGTCCTTTGTGTGCATAGTTTATATTCTTGAATATTATTCAGGTGTGTTTGAATAAGACTTTTTATTGTCCAGCTATATACACGGTATATTAGATCAACTGTATGTTATCAGATTAGCTGAAAAGAAATGTGAGGTCATGGTCAcccatggtagcacacatctgtaatcctagtacttaggaggtggagacaagatcaTTGGGTTCACAGTCATCATCAGCTATATAGCAAATTTAAGACCATATAGCAAACCTtggctatatgagatcctgtctcaaaaaagaaaaagtcataaaAGAAGTATAAGATTGAGTTTTcggtggcaaaaaaaaaaaatctttatattgTAATCATATACAGTGGCATACAGTAATTGCCACTGTAATGTGGCAAACTATTAGATCCCTATAAATTATTGCAGTGGCTAATTGTTACTGGATCATCCTTCTACCCCACCCCCAGGTTTTGAGATAAGGGCTCATGTATTCCGAGCTGACCACAATCTTGCTGTATAGCTGAAGATAGCCTTGAAtctctggtcttcctgcctctaagacctaaatgctggaattatagggtTTTCCATGCCTGGTTCATGTGGTGCTGCAAACTGAACTctgggctttatgcatgctaggcaaacactaccagttgagctacatggtgagtcccTTTCAAGGATAAATAGTAGCATCCTTTCATGGAGTGTGAAAGAGAATTGCTTCTTTTACAACTTGATTTCTcaaattattgttttaattttatttttattgatattaaCCTAATATTAACTGATTCTTCTAAAAATAGGAAAGATTTGTTGCATTTTAACGAACTTCATGTGTGAAATTTTTGACAGCTCGAGATGTCTTTTTAATGCTGAAGAAGCCAAACTATAAGaaactagaacttcaagtatatGCAACATTTTTTGAAATTTATAGTGGAAAGGTatgtgagaagttttgtttttcttttgtctatGGGGGTGATATGTGAGTACATGTAtatgggtacatgtgtgtaggtgggTGTCTGTGCATTTACAAATGTGTACATGTAGATGCCAGCAGTCAGCCTCATGTGTTATTTTTCAGCAGCTAtccattttgtatttttgagacagggagttTCACTGTGGCCTGCAGCTGGTCGATCAGCATAGACTAGCTGGCCATCATGCCCCAGGGCCTCCACTTTCCCAATACTGTAATTATTTGGGCTCAAGCTCATGTCCTTGTACTTGGCTTGGCAAACATTTTACAACTGAGTTGTCTTCCAAACCCcagaccttttttaaaaaaaatgtggttttgtgtatgtgtgtgtgtgtgtgtgtgtgtgtgtgtgtgtgtgtattcagtaACTGTTTTTAAGTGTACAATTCAGTGGCCTTCGGtatatttgatttgttttattgacCTCCACTATCACAAGATTTATATGCTTGTAAATATAATAGTTGATGTCTTGAGACTTTTAAATGTCTTTGCAAGCTTTCATTGTTGTTCTGAAAATAATAGTTTATTAATTTAGACTTATCTTTTTAGAGCTGATTTTTTTAAGCTAGTTTTCTAATTTGCATATGATTTTCTGTAGGTGTTTGACTTATTAAATAGGAAAACAAAATTGAGAGTATTAGAAGATGGCAAACAGCAGGTgcaagtggtaggattacaggAACGGGAGGTCAAATGTGTGGAAGATGTACTGAAACTCATTGACATTGGTAACAGCTGCAGGTGAGTCCTAATGGGAACCTGCTGCTTTAGCGccttgggggtgagggggagcaTACCAGCGAAGGGAAGGGTTTAAGGGAAAATACTGTGGCTACCATGCACATAAAAGGTTTTGATGTGTCACTATGTCCTTAATAACATTCCAGAACATCCGGTCAAACATCTGCAAATGCACATTCATCTCGGAGTCATGCAGTGTTTCAGATCATTCTTAGAAGGAAGGGAAAACTCCATGGCAAATTCTCTCTCATTGATTTGGCTGGGAATGAAAGAGGAGCTGATACATCAAGTGCTGACAGGCAAACCAGGCTTGAAGGTgctgaaattaataaaagccTTTTAGCACTCAAGGTAAGGAAAGTCTATTTAATTGCAAAAGGTCTTTTACTTTTGACTTTAATTTTGCTTACTTGTAAAAAACTAGTAAAAGATTTATAAACTTCGTTATATTTGAAGTTACAGATTTTATTGTATGTAGAATTTTTCCATGCACCCATTTTCCCTTGTTTTTATGAAATGAATTGACAGACCAGTTCTGAAGCTGCTTAATTAGATTCTAAAGGACCATAATCATCCAGGCTTTCTTCAggggaccaagcagctgtggaATTGAGCTAAGAaatgttggggttttgttttttctcgtCTGTGACTCAAGACAAGATCCACAGAGGAGGTGTTCAGTCTCCTCCCTGGGTTTGATGGAGAGTTCTTTCCCCCTGCTGTTACCCCCTTAGCCTCTTAAAGCACTACAGTGACCTTAAAGGGACAAGAGAGGGCGGAAGTGATGTCTTCAAAAAATGGAAtagcattcagaaaaaaaaaaacaaatgttgagCCAAAATAATTTACTTTAAAGCATTATTATATTTTCCCCCTTAACTGGAAAATCAGGAGTTAGAGGGATTACAATAAAGCAGCTGTAGCCTTTGGGATTCCACTTTAAAATCTCAACTTCTTACAGCTTTCGTGCTGCCTTTCTAACACTGGTCATGTgttcaggtttttgttgttggtttagaATAattaaggtttgtttttgttgttactcaTTTTCTTGAATTAATATTTATGAAACCATCATTAAGTTATATAAAAGTTAGAATTTTCAGAGCTCATTAGTCCTTAGAAGTTTGCACATAAGAAACCTCTTTAAAATGTTGCTTAAAATGACTCTCATAAAGCCTAATtagtaaaaaatgttttcttaatttttaggAGTGCATCAGAGCCTTAGGTAGAAATAAACCCCATACTCCTTTCCGAGCAAGTAAACTCACTCAGGTGTTGAGAGATTCATTCATAGGTGAAAATTCTCGTACTTGCATGGTAAGTTGGGTTTTtcgtttgtttctgtttttatcctGAAGGAATAAATAGAAATTATCTATGAAAATTTTAGACGTTGCTAATTATAATTAATTACCCTTCTAGTGTGAGAGattatggtatttaagatgtggTCCCTACCAATTGGTTGGAAAATTTATAGTGCAGCTATAATGCTTTTTAATTCTAATATCTGAATACTTCATAGAAACTTGGATTGTCTTAATCTAATTTGTTGTTATTGTAGCAGATGTTAACTTATTCCCAAGTTCTTTCAAATATCTCTTCATGCACTTCACTGTGTTGCTTACAATTTGTTGTGTTTATGGCAAGCTAGGTGATCAACCAGAGATTTGTGCAGCTGTGCATACACTTTGAGTTTCTTGATCAGTCTTCTTCTCTGATAGGACGGTTTACCTTTTCCAGCTGCTAGGTTCTCCAGTTTCTCAACCTGGAACTGCAGTTCCTAGAGAGACTTCAGTGGTCCTGTGGGACATTGGTAGGGCATTCATTGTCTCTGGCAGAATACTATTCCGTTACTAACAGTAAAAATAGGTGGAGGGGCCGTCTCTGTTGTTCACTTTTCTAAATGTTTGCCTTCATTTTCTGATGGATTTTTAATGACTTTCTGGTACCttcagaaaaatctttaaaaattttaactggaTTTTATAATGATTACATGTTCTAGGTAGGTAGATATTAGAGGTCAGATACCAGTACGGACATTTTAAAGTGGATTATAAGATTAGACCCTACTGAGCTATCTGTCAAGGTCACTGTCTTGAGCATTTATGATTTTATCTTTGCTTCCCCCCCTTTGTAGATTGCCACAATCTCTCCAGGAATGGCATCCTGTGAAAATACTCTTAATACGTTAAGATATGCAAATAGGTATGAAAGTTATTCctccattttaaaatttgaactcTAATATATTAGAGCAGTATATAGTGTCATTTGTTGTATGCTGGGGAAACATGTCTGTAGTTGTAGCATGTGGTGATACTAAGGCAGAAGGACCACAGAGATCACAGCAAAGAGAACACCTAATAGGGCAAATTTATCATATCTATTCCTtaaattttatgttctttaagGGGACATTATTTAGAATTGTTTTGTTAAGttgaaaaaatgaacaaaaataggtGAGACTgacatctttatttaaaattgacCTTTTGATCCTAGAACATGAttatatttttccatttcaacattatgattcatagtaTTTTACTATGTTTCAAGAATGGAAATCCTCATAGTATTAAGGCTAAACTGGAAATTAGGGCGTTAATTTCTTAAATTGTTATGCTCTATGCTGGAATTATCCTGATGATGTTcaattaaatacatacatacacatgtatatatcagTTCTTTCTGGTACTGTGTACGGATTATATGTTGTTATTCATATAACTAATGTTTCCAACTTCAACTGGGTTGTTACATAGAGACAAAATGCAGTGAGAACTAAAGAGTTTATATCTTATAGTCATGAATAGTTTCAGATGTCTTTGGAACTCTTAGTTAGGATGAAATGTTTAATTTGTAGATccctacatgtgcatgtgtgcacacggcgcacacagacacacacagacacacacacacacacacacacagtattttgaTGAaactcactcacatacacacttccCCCTAACTCATCTAGATCTACTCTCTCCCCTtgaagttttaaatgttttatcatGTTACACTTACACAATTTTAACCTACAGATTATTCTTTATAACTTACTTCTAGTGTAGAGATTATCTTAATTTTCTTCAGAAACGTATTACTTCTTGTTCCACTCAAAATGGaaactttatttttcatctttttaaatagAAGAACTTCATCTGTGTAGAAAAGTACCTAAAAACAAGCCAGGCAATATGGCTAAGTGcgtaaaagtacttgccacacaagcttgaTAACCAGAGTTCAACCCCCAGGTCCCATGGGGAAGGACAAAGCCCATTCtgcagagttgtcctctgacctccacatgcactggGGAATGTGTACACAATACACACGATGATAATAGAATCGTTAAAAATTGAAATCCAAAAGAACAAGTGAGCATTTAATTCTTGAAATGTTTCTGTCATTTAGAAATCTCTTCAGTGGAACAGAAGAGGCTGGGAAGCAGCCTCCCTAGAAGGTCAGACGTGTTCCTTCTGTTGGCAGGTTACAAATGTCAGGCCTGTTACTCTCTACCTTGAAGTACctgaatactttaaaataatgttcttatttttcctttttaacatttttttttaaaatatttttcttttagagatttattttattatatatacagtgttctgcctgtatgtatgcctgcaggtcagaagagggcaccagatctcattacagatggatgtgagccaccatgtggttgctgggaattgaactcaggacatatggaagagcagccagtgctcttaacttctgtgccatctctccagcccccttttttaacattttaaagatagtCTTCATACCTATACATGTATCTTTGCGCATCATTAGGTAACTGCATTTTGATCATTCTTTTAATCTTTTGTATCATGCTTATGTTTCACCtgaacagatttttaaatgataGTAAACATTGCTAGGAAACACTAACCAATTGGCCTAGGGGTGTATGTAGCTCAGTGTCCTTGTTTGCCAAGCAtgacaagaccctgggttctCTTCTCATTCGAGCGAGAGGAGGACCCACAAAAAACGCAAAATACGATAGctacttaaaaataaagtatagctTTAAATAGGTTTAACTTTTAAAGTTTGAAGTATGAACTCCTAGCTACAGACAATAttgtcttttaattattattattttttttaggatgtgagagttttttaaaaatcattttaagatgCTTTGTTTTTTCCAGAGTTGTTCATGGAAGGGTAGGGAATAACTTTCTGTGGTAGAGTATTATTAcagaatcaaaaaaaaattttttttaattacatctaATAGAATTAAAGCAAACCCCTCCATGTCTTAAAACTTTAGGCAATAAAGATTCCTGCTAACATGAAACTGGTATATAGATTGAGATCACAAGTTTTTCAGATTTTGACTATTTAGACAGTTTGAGGTAATGGTGATAGTATACTAACCCACACTGGCTTCCCAGTGTGAGGGTGGCCTTAAATTCCTGATCTTCTTGTCTCTACCTTCCATTTGCTGAATAGAGGAGtatatcaccatgcttggctaaacATGTAGGGTTTTTATTACATATTGTCGTACTAGAGATTGAACTAGGGCCTTGACCattctagacaagtgctctataaTTGAGCTATACCCCCAGCCTGCAAATTGTTTATTTCTTAAAGAAGTGTTTGCTTTTTAGGACTCAACATATCAGTGGAAAAGTGTTAGTTCTTAGGACAAAGTAGGCTTAATACCTGCTTCACTACTTGATGGTTGCCAATCCTTAATGTGCTCTGGTTTCCTTATCTTTAGAATGGTGAAATCAATGATCATACTTGCCCTAAaggacacttttcttttttttttttttttctttcttttttttcaaggctGAGgaacgaacccagggccttgcgcttgctaggcaagcgctctaccactgagctaaatccccaaccccaaggacAGTTTTAAGAACTGAGAGAAGTAATCTTTATAAAATGTTGAGCATAGCATAGTTATTTCCAAACTGTATTTTAATCaaaactatatattttaagagTGTTTTATGGGAGTTGAGGGATAGTTTGTAACAATGTATTTTGATGTTAAATGACAAGTCCAATTGAATCAATTAATAAAATTGAGATATTCTGTTAGGTGTGTGGCAattacctataatcctagcatgtCAGGTgaatgcaggaggatcaggagtttaaggtcacaagcagctacacagcaagtttcccAGATGTCCTGGGCTAGgttagatcttgtctcaaaaaagaaagaaagaaaaggaaaaaaatatgaagagagGCGAAGGAAGGTGTAGGTTGTTCAAGAGGAAAAGCTGTATTAGATGTTTGTGAAACGTTTTTTTCTGAAGCAGAGGATACGCTGTGGGTAAAGGAAGACTTTAGAGGAATTGAAACAGAAGAGCTACTGAAATTGTTTTTAACTGTAATTTTAGGGAAATTATTCTGTACATGTTATATGTACTTGCACAAGAGGATATGTAACAGAAAACATTTATGTGGTTGACACTAATAGTACTACTCAATGAGGAGATTTTACATATGAGAAACAGGCATAGGAGTAACAAAGTTAATTTCCATATTCAGAATTTAGATTTTCAGTGGTGTAGTAAAAAACTTTCCAAAATGATGATCTTGAAGAATAAGAGGGCAAAGGCCAGACTTAGTGACACATGCTTAtagttctagcactcaggaggttgaggcaggaggatctcaagatCAAGGGTAGCTGCTGTAGATATACATGCCTCCAATAAAATGGTAAAGATAGACAGTCTGATATTAAACCTTCAACAGTGGATAGATTACGAGTAGAaatatgtgggggtgggggtgtgtgtattCATTTGATCTGTATGAAATTAATGGTATTTGGCTGGGTTTTGGCTTGTGAAGGAAGACAACGCATTTCGTTCCACCTAAGAAAAATAGAATTCAGAGAGTGTCTTATGGCATAGAAATGATTTGAACTCGGGTAAGCTTGTTCTTTAGTTACACCACATTCTTTCTGAATAACCTCAAATGAGGTACTTTATTTATCTaaatcagttttctcatctgtgatgTGAAGATACCATAAGATTCTTATCAGGTCTATATAATATAATGCCTAAATGTTACTAATTCTAGTACTTGATAAATATTGCCTATTATAAAATGTCACATAAGGCAAGATGAGAAAAGTTATAATTCAGTTATATGTAACTGTTGTCATTagcaagaacattttaaaattccattccTAAAAGCTATTTACCACCCACATTCATAATTGGCATCACCAACCGCAAAAACTTgagtgtcttattttctccatcataTGGAGGAGGTTTTACAGCTAATACAATCCTAGGTGGATAAGTTAACCTTAACTCATTACAAACCGGGCATGCCTTAAGGCATTAGAATTTCATCTCATATCTGGTTTGAAAAGAACTGCAGAAGTGTTGAGgactcagggctggggagatggctccgatggcaaagtgcttgctgctcaggtGTGCAGACTTGAGGTTGGACCCCTAGCATGTATGTAAAAAGGATGAACACgggagcacacacctgtaatcccagagctgggatgatGAGGACAGGAGgacactggccagctagtctagccaaattaCTGAGCAACAGGCTTAGTTAAAAGACctagtctcagaaaataaaatggacaaaGTTGAGGAAGATGTTGTGCATcaacttttcacacacacacacacacacacacacacacacacagtgttgatTTATTTACAAAAATGCCAACATCCATTAAATCTGATTGGTTTTAGTAATTTGATTGCATGGGTCACATAGTTAAAGCAAAGGACCTTGAAGTTTCTAGGAAGATTTGTgagaaaagagagaagtaaaCTAGAAAGGAAAGATTATAAGGTTTTTTTTGAGCGAGGGGATCAATAAAACATGTTTGGAAACCTATTTATGAAGTAATGTTCTAAAATACACTCAACAATGTTAATATTCTTTTCTAAACAAAAGTTGAACTGTGCGTTGCTGTTTTTACCAAGAGTTCTTTTAATTTTCACTGTTTTGGTACTACAGAGTAAAGGAGTTTGGAATTAGTCCTTCAGACATTCCCTTCTCCCAGGGTAGTGGCAGTCGCCCTGATCTCTCTCCTTCTTACGATTATGACGACTTTTCTCCTTCGATTACCAGGTCTTGCCTTGTTTCTTTGACTAGCTTGTTTTGAATTGTGCTGTGTATagatattcatttatttcttgtgttctaagccatttttcattttcacttcattttttaGCAGGTGGTTGTACTGCATGATCTGCATTTTTTATGTCCCTTattaatttactttaaattatttatttagaactTAAGCTCCatattttcctttgctttttaaaagataatgtcACTTTTGcatatttatctttattatgtGATAAAAAAGTTACTTGTCTGCAAGAAAATAACGATCCTTGTGATTCATAaagtatatctttttttaaaatttgtaaactTAAGATATACAGCTTTTAAACATGACAGAAGTTAAGATTCTTACAATCTTTAGGCATTTGAGATAAAAATGACTGGCTGGTCATGgtgcacaagcctttaatcccagcacttgggagggtagAAGCAAGCAGATCAATCTGATTTGCACattgagtttcaggccatccagggatacatagcgagaccctgtctcaataagtaaaataaaattattttttacttagCTAGCTGAGCAGTATGACTGCTGAAATCGTAATAGGATATAAACTCCCCTGATTTCAATAGTGGTTTCTTTATGGATCTTAACAATTTTTCTGTCATAAATCGTAATTGCAATTAtagtttatttctttgaaatatttaatcTATATACTTTGCTAAGTTTCCCTGACTATGAACAATAATTACACTTGAAGTAAGTATAAAGTTGTTTAAGTAAACTCACATTAAACCAGCAAATCCACAGAGTTTAGATAAATTTGACATCTAAAGTGACATCATCGATCTTACTACATTAATTGCTTTTGTATTGAATAGGTTGGTGTTTTCTTGTATCTCTGCATGAGCCTTTCATAATTTTAGAtaacttttatatatttatagggTAAAAGAATTGACTGTAGATCCAACTGCTGCTGGTGATGTCCGTCCAATAATGCACCATCCACCAAGCCAGATTGATGATTTAGAGACACAGTGGGGTGTGGGAAGTTCCCCCCAGAGAGATGATTTAAAACTTCTTTGTGAACAAAATGTGAGTCACATATCATTGTTACTGATCCAGCTTTAGTTTGTTTCATCAATAGCAG is drawn from Peromyscus eremicus chromosome 11, PerEre_H2_v1, whole genome shotgun sequence and contains these coding sequences:
- the Kif2a gene encoding kinesin-like protein KIF2A isoform X1; translation: MATANFGKIQIGIYVEIKRSDGRIHQAMVTSLNEDNESVTVEWIENGDTKGKEIDLESIFSLNPDLVPDEEIEPSPEIPPPSSSSKVNKIVKNRRTVASIKNDPPPRDNRVVGSARARPSQLPEQSSSAQQNGSVSDISPVQAAKKEFGPPSRRKSNCVKEVEKLQEKREKRRLQQQELREKRAQDVDATNPNYEIMCMIRDFRGSLDYRPLTTADPIDEHRICVCVRKRPLNKKETQMKDLDVITIPSKDVVMVHEPKQKVDLTRYLENQTFRFDYAFDDSAPNEMVYRFTARPLVETIFERGMATCFAYGQTGSGKTHTMGGDFSGKNQDCSKGIYALAARDVFLMLKKPNYKKLELQVYATFFEIYSGKVFDLLNRKTKLRVLEDGKQQVQVVGLQEREVKCVEDVLKLIDIGNSCRTSGQTSANAHSSRSHAVFQIILRRKGKLHGKFSLIDLAGNERGADTSSADRQTRLEGAEINKSLLALKECIRALGRNKPHTPFRASKLTQVLRDSFIGENSRTCMIATISPGMASCENTLNTLRYANRVKELTVDPTAAGDVRPIMHHPPSQIDDLETQWGVGSSPQRDDLKLLCEQNEEEVSPQLFTFHEAVSQMVEMEEQVVEDHRAVFQESIRWIEDEKALLEMTEEVDYDVDSYATQLEAILEQKIDILTELRDKVKSFRAALQEEEQASKQINPKRPRAL
- the Kif2a gene encoding kinesin-like protein KIF2A isoform X2, which produces MATANFGKIQIGIYVEIKRSDGRIHQAMVTSLNEDNESVTVEWIENGDTKGKEIDLESIFSLNPDLVPDEEIEPSPEIPPPSSSSKVNKIVKNRRTVASIKNDPPPRDNRVVGSARARPSQLPEQSSSAQQNARRKSNCVKEVEKLQEKREKRRLQQQELREKRAQDVDATNPNYEIMCMIRDFRGSLDYRPLTTADPIDEHRICVCVRKRPLNKKETQMKDLDVITIPSKDVVMVHEPKQKVDLTRYLENQTFRFDYAFDDSAPNEMVYRFTARPLVETIFERGMATCFAYGQTGSGKTHTMGGDFSGKNQDCSKGIYALAARDVFLMLKKPNYKKLELQVYATFFEIYSGKVFDLLNRKTKLRVLEDGKQQVQVVGLQEREVKCVEDVLKLIDIGNSCRTSGQTSANAHSSRSHAVFQIILRRKGKLHGKFSLIDLAGNERGADTSSADRQTRLEGAEINKSLLALKECIRALGRNKPHTPFRASKLTQVLRDSFIGENSRTCMIATISPGMASCENTLNTLRYANRVKELTVDPTAAGDVRPIMHHPPSQIDDLETQWGVGSSPQRDDLKLLCEQNEEEVSPQLFTFHEAVSQMVEMEEQVVEDHRAVFQESIRWIEDEKALLEMTEEVDYDVDSYATQLEAILEQKIDILTELRDKVKSFRAALQEEEQASKQINPKRPRAL
- the Kif2a gene encoding kinesin-like protein KIF2A isoform X3; translation: MVTSLNEDNESVTVEWIENGDTKGKEIDLESIFSLNPDLVPDEEIEPSPEIPPPSSSSKVNKIVKNRRTVASIKNDPPPRDNRVVGSARARPSQLPEQSSSAQQNGSVSDISPVQAAKKEFGPPSRRKSNCVKEVEKLQEKREKRRLQQQELREKRAQDVDATNPNYEIMCMIRDFRGSLDYRPLTTADPIDEHRICVCVRKRPLNKKETQMKDLDVITIPSKDVVMVHEPKQKVDLTRYLENQTFRFDYAFDDSAPNEMVYRFTARPLVETIFERGMATCFAYGQTGSGKTHTMGGDFSGKNQDCSKGIYALAARDVFLMLKKPNYKKLELQVYATFFEIYSGKVFDLLNRKTKLRVLEDGKQQVQVVGLQEREVKCVEDVLKLIDIGNSCRTSGQTSANAHSSRSHAVFQIILRRKGKLHGKFSLIDLAGNERGADTSSADRQTRLEGAEINKSLLALKECIRALGRNKPHTPFRASKLTQVLRDSFIGENSRTCMIATISPGMASCENTLNTLRYANRVKELTVDPTAAGDVRPIMHHPPSQIDDLETQWGVGSSPQRDDLKLLCEQNEEEVSPQLFTFHEAVSQMVEMEEQVVEDHRAVFQESIRWIEDEKALLEMTEEVDYDVDSYATQLEAILEQKIDILTELRDKVKSFRAALQEEEQASKQINPKRPRAL